The stretch of DNA ataaaacagtgcttatttgatatttttataaattgaaataGAGAGCtcaatatttaacaaaaacttATGTAATAGAAACATAGTTCATCTCAAAAATATTTGCGAACATGTACACTAAATACACAATGCTtgttatttacaaatttttatatattttcatcaaaatacattcactaaatctaaaataatatacaaataacAATTTTCACTAGGTATCACAAAAATAGATTAACAATTATAGAGCAAGAATAAATATATAAGTCAATTATGTCCCTAAGAAAGTTTCATGATCAACCATTCTATAAATACACATTTAATtcaacttttaaattattttaataatctcGATTTTGATATGACGTCACAATAATATTTTTGTGAGGTTAtattagttattaataaaatGAGTAAAACTGAATTACCTACTCATTTTATACATTTTCGAAAAGATTTGATACTTTATTATACTAACATATCCCAAATAAATTCAGAAAGAACAAGTTAATATTAGCTGCGGTATAAATAACACAGACAATTTACAGATTCAATATTTGGAATCAAACGACccaaataaaatagaatttaatCACTAATTAATAGATTTGTCATAGGGGAACCAATAACTTATAGAGATTCAGTTATACAACAGAATAGGTCACATAGAGAAGCACAGCGGAAAATTTCAGAgttgaagaaaacaaaaaataaattttgtaaaattaaaatttccgAGCTCTCGATAAGAATATTTTGATAAAACATAAACGTAATAAATGTGATTTTCCTGACTTTTGTATAAATCAATAAATGATAGTCATTGTATTAGCACTACAAACCAAAATATCtttcttaaacaagaaataaaaagatgCACGCTTTAAccaattattatattttcacaTGTAGGGATCAAACTGACTCATATATCTTCTTTAACATACACATTACAATATTATAAGGACTCCAAGGCTCCACCTGTCAGCTTTGTTGCATACAGACTGACaacctaaaaagaaaaaaaaaagaaaattagcaTTAGGTAcctactataaaaaaaataagttaggTATTTTGTCAAAATATGTACAGAGTTCTATTAAATAATCTGATGACGAACtctttattatttgtattatatattacaataatgtaggtattaaaaaataatttgaaagacTGAATAagatatatttagttaatttaTGCCTTTTGTAAGTAGCATTTACTTTTTCAATCCTCTGTTTTCCCAGTACATAGATCTAACCCTAAGGCTAAGGTATTCATGAGTTCGATATGGTGACAACTGAAGTCTACTAATTCAGTACATAAAGAGAAAAAATTGCCTGAAGAAAGGTTAATTACTACAGACAGAATAATGCCATTGCCTACTTAACATCTCCCTCATTTTCATTGTTATTTAGAATTTCATACTTGGCAAGAGGAAAGGAAGTTATATCATTCTGATTTAAAAATACACTGGTATATAagtaaaaatgattattttgCGGCCAGGATATTATCTTACTTAAAACCACTTACACAAAATTCTATATAAATTATCACCGGAACCAAGTGAAATTTCAAACAATGTTTACATATTCTTGCCCCCTTATTTACGTCCACCTAGCGGACCTCACACACACTAAGCTTTAAAAACCTGAAGAAATCTCACTTAATTTTCATGCAGATTACTACATCTATGGATATATTCTAGAACATCTCATCGCAATTGTCGCTTTATCGAGCAGCATCTATCCGAAAATTATCTGACTATAATCCTTATTAGTCAATTTCTATCCTCTCTGCAGTCAATTTTGTTAACAGATGACGCTAATGCACGAaccaatattttttagtttaacaaAATTCTTATTTACATTTACCTACTAAATTATACaggtttttattatgtttattgtGCTTTTAAATGTATGACTAGAGAAAAATAATAAGACGTCTACAAGAATTGATCAtgcagtattaaaaatatttaaaaatagctTTGATAGTTTCTATAGGATAAAATTCCTAGCTTTATAAAGGCGATTAGTGACTAAAAAATCGCTCCAATCTCAAAGCTAGAGAGCCAGCATTTTCTTTCGGGATTTAGTCTCTTAGCCGATATGTTTTAATGCGCCAGAATATAGCCTTCCACCATTTCTCCTCAGTTCCATAACGTAAATCCATTGTACACCGTGTATTCAGTTGTTAAGCGACACATTATGTGGCCTGACTTTTAGGGAtggcctgaaaaatgtattatatttttgcaaaattttggagtaCGCCtgattcgtagaacaattttaacatttgtttttaatacaaatttcagtcctctacaaatagtctcatgacttttgatgtaaaataatgaGGAAAGCAGCAATTCAATAATTCAGAATTTTCCATTGAGTTTCCTATGGACCGTTTGGTGATGCATCATCCTGTAGGCACCCCCTATTGCCTCCAAGATCCTTTACCAACAACGACCTAGCAGATTCGAATGTGTAccatatattcttttttattggttgaaatttacgtttttttatcAACGATttacactatttttgttttaggTATACCTAAAGGTTTTCAGGTGTAATGTCAGTTGTTCTTAAGGCTATAGCGGACTTGTAGCCTCTTTTAACCATACCATTACCGGATTTTAAATCATTTCAACAATGTTTTCCTTTAATTTAAGTAGTAATAAGTTTTCCTTTATTCTTGAGACGTTTCTTTTTCTTAAAGTGCTTTTTCATTAAAAAggattgtagtattgatttatattccAGTTGACAAGAGAAAATATTATCGCTCATCATAACTTTGTTTTCTTATTTTGTCTGTTGACTCTCAAAAGAATATAGTGATATCATGTCCCGATTCTTCTCTACCTTTAGTTATTagggattttttttttgtaaaacgaccAAAAGACCAAACAATACCTTTAGGGTCAAATACTATGATACCGAGATTGTCGTTGATTGACTTTTATGGTTAGATGGGacacttataaaataaaattgtttggcAATATGTTAATTCtattgatattaatattgttcCAGACAGAACGATCTAATACTTACCCTATAGATAAACGTATACTGTTCCTTGGTCTGGACAGCGCTAGCCCGGTCCCTTCTTATCCTATACACTATTTTGGGGATATCTACAAGCCTCGTCTGCTCAAACTCCCTAATTGCTATATCACACGCAATAACCACTCCCGTCCTGCCCGTCCCTGGGCTACAGTGAACCACTACCGGATTCACTTCAAGCTTTGGTGGACCGTTGGTGTTGCCATTAGCAGCAGCGGTCTAAAAACAAAGACAAGATTACGTATAGCTATTTATTCTTTTAACGACGAATTTCTAATtattcacatccaaaataaagaccttacgctatctttattagaatctatggaaattaccaaattaaaaaaaaatacggtCATAATTATGAATGACCAACTCgggacaaacagttctcccctcctcaacctatttgattaaagactataaagtgtaaacacataccaaaaatagatcacttgttTTCTTGTTGTATTTTAGCAAAGTTGGGACTGCATAAAAAATCAATGAGAAAAATGTGAAAGTGCAAAGTATTCATTCCGGTTAGCAAAATAAATAACTCTATTAAAGAAGTAGTTACTCATTATCTAGTATTGCAAGTACAAACCTTATCCAAAGTTGATGATTTCATAAAGCTTCTAGCTTCTATAAGAAAAGCTATTAGAGAATTTTCTTCTGATGGTACTCCTTTCTCTGGCCAACCTAGATACCAGAAATGGGTAACTTCTCTCCAACTGTTTGAAACCATATTCTACAAATACAAAACTATTAATACCAGACTTAATATTTTTTGTGAGACATTATGTCTAGTCATATTTATTTCTCAAATACATATATGTCACAATATGACCATTGTGGTAAGATTACTTACTTTCAACTGAAGATTGGATATTATGTATTTATCCTTAACATCCCGCTTTTTTAAAGTCACTTGGAAATCTCCGAAGAGTCTGTTACAATCTAGAACTTCTGAAGGTGGCAAATAATCCACACATTTTtcctaaaacaaaaaacattgaacAAAATATGACCTAAAAAAATACCgtctttattttctttaaaacattctgatactacttcagccctagcccaacatcatattcagacaggccacaacaAAGATTTCGAAAGTacaaaaaccatcgctcctatccgctccttaaaatcgagaattattcgtgaagccatcgaaattgaaaaacgcCCTAACAGCTTAAATACGCGCGTTGATGCTAAAAGACTACCGGAAACGGGGTGACCGCTGCTTCAGCGACCCCCGTGACAACCGATCACGCTCAGACCGTCTCCGCGGATACTGAGGGTATAAAAGCAGCTAGACAAGCTAAGACTGGTAGTCACTCTACACTGAGGAGTAGgtagattgagacctcagtgctgTTTGACGATTCTCGTATTTGTGGAGAACAAGATACtagtacgtcacgagtgaggtgTGAGTAGGCAGATTGTTTTTTAAGAAAAACCAACCCCAAGGTTTTTATcactctgtctatcgaaaacccacatataccaatcgttacttgaaTGCCAACcctcatcatccaccttcacaaattaattcggTCATCTAAAGATGATGAGGGCTTTACGATGATGCAtgtctcccactcaatctcaacctaAAGACTCAGACCTTGCATCATacgaataaagacaatatttaccctcAAACAAAAACTATTATCTCTTGTCCGATTAATCAAAGAcgacattccaaatgaacaacaatgagtttatgaaattccttgcaGTTCAATTtaagctctaggtcaacaccatcttcatacaggtcataaAAATGATTTTGAAAACTCTTGAACCATagccccatccgcttctataaaccaagaattatccgagaaggcatagaaatttaaaaaaggcCAATAAGAGCGATGATAGCATCCGGTTACCTTTGATATACCTCTCATAAagaagaaaatatcgtccgctccaccctCCAATCAAAATACTACCGTCAGAAATGTTTGCGCCAACCTCCACCTAAACCACGTCACCATCAACAGCACAAATGAACCGTAAGttgttcccagtagcagtagtgcattgattagtgattagTGTACTaatgtctgggggctcgggagactgagacctcagaAGCCATGAAGAAGACTTcgaaatattcaaaaatactttatttaaaTGAATGAGTGTATGAGAACCCTTACCACTCCATTTTCGAAGAGATGTGTGATCATTAGGATAACTTTAGATTGCTGTTCCCAAACCATTCTCCAAAAATCGTCTACTGTGTTCTGAAGGGGGCCTTGGCAAGCTATATAGTAACCTTTCGTGTTCTTTGGACCCTAAATCAGATAAAGTGATTAGtattaaattttacaattaaaaaaaataatagataattAAAAGGTAATATTCATCTGTGATAAATAAATTCCCGGTTAGAAGCATTTAGATTGTTTTGTTTATATATAACTTAAGATTTttattcatcatcataagtggctcgacaatccggtGTGGATCTTGGCCTTCTCACAAAGAAATCGCCattcctgtcgattcctggcaacttccctccatcttctgacccttagaatctgtaggtatTCTTCCATATCATCAAGCCATCTCCTttgtggtcgtcctctacttcctgtgccctctggttttgaaaatgttaatctctccGTGTATTCGTGATTTGACATCCTAGCAACTGATATAGTTCAAGcctgtatcttcgacgccatagcccattttcatttacggcctcAAAAATCTTTCCAagaatttttttctcaaaaataccaagaagtctttcatcattttgagataagatccaagTTTCAGATCCATATATCAAAagcggtcttattaaggtcttgtatatattaagctttactgtacattttatatttttattttttaaatgtttctggagaccgtgaacagttctgtttgctattgctatgcgtctttttatttcgtcgcttgtcgtgtttgttgcgtttactggcgatccaagatatgtgaattctttgacttgctcaaaggttatggttgttaatttgaattctctgttggatatttcggggatttttagaaaccaacatatatttggttttttcctcgtttaccacaagtcccacttcacttgccgcgtccgcaagccttgtaaaacactgcacaatgcctctcatacttctgcccactataactatatcgtcagcgaattcgagaatttgcgtcgatctgtTAAAAAtggttccattcattctaatatttaattgtctgattgccttttccaaggcaatattaaagaggagacacgccagcgggtccacctgtcttagaccattattaatgtcaaagaatgtagagttttctccttcaattctaacgcatgagcttacattttgcattgttagttgggtcaacttaactaacttagatgagatcccaaagtctatcattgcattatatattGCAGTGCTTtccactgtcataggctgctttgaagtcgacgaagagatggtgtgtatctatgttatgttctagtgacttttctagaatctacCTATGTGCATAAATTTGATGTGTaattgactttccagcagtaaatccgcattgatattgaccaacaatatcctttgtaaaatttttaagtctttcaaacaatacattgccgaagattttatacgtagatgctaacagagtaatacctctatagttcttacactccagttgatcaccctttttatgcaacggacatattattccctatagccactcttctggtaccaattcattctgccatatgagtaatattagtttatggattgctgcaaaaagttgatcaccaccttttttatacatttccgtcAATATAGTTTATATTTACAGGATTTTTATTAAACATGCTTATTTATAATTGCTTATCTTACTTTGTATTTGAATTGTACACCTAATACAAGGAAAATTAGAATTTCTAAAGCCTTACTTTGAAAGCACTTTACTTTGTATCAAATTATCGTCCCTAAAAATTATAGGATAATAAACTATATGTTGGTTACTTACCGTTACATAATTAGCATTAATATAGTCACTGGTAGGATATCCATCGATGGGTTGCAAATATACCCTTGTCTCTGGAAGCGGGATCACGTTGGCGTATCTATTTTTGGTCTCGCATCCATCCGGTAGTTCGCTTATTTTTGCTGTGATTTGAGGTATTTCTGCGAATTCTGCTTTTATATCATCAGCGTTCGTAGCAAATTTGGCCAATGCTGGGAAATTCAATGGATGAGTAACGCCAGCCTGAAAATTAAAAATgatgtaaagaaaaaataatcaaaacaagTTATTATAGCTCATTCATCAACGTAAGACAAAGTCCTTAagacttttaattatttttactttccCCAATCAAAATGAAGCGGTGGGTGGTCCAAAGAATTCGTCAAAGTCAACTAAAATACACCAGATCTCCACAGCAATGGACAGACACTACGAAAAAGCTTATCAACAAACAATATACTAAGGCATTACATGTTACAGATGACCGCGACCAGTACAGATATATCCAACACCCATCAGATTTGTTTAAAGGGGACATTTTTGGACAAGAATATGcaaagaaaccgaatcagaaacatttttcttaCGGAAGCGGTCTCAGAACATTGACTATACCACTCTGTCCAAGTATCCCTGCCCCGAAATGTCCCTGTCAAAAAAATGGTATAATATAAATCTCAATCTTGTATTGGTATAATCTAAATATTTGTTGTATACTTACTGGATCATCGAAAGCTGGATTTCCGTATGATCTCTTCGATTGTCTTTCAGCTTTCCTTCTTTGGCTATTAAAACTGGAAACATTATCCACATTGTAATGGTCTAAGCTAACAGGTCTGCATCTTTGTTTATAGTTGAACCTTTTTTGTCTCTTCCTCATTATATACTAAAACAATGCAaaatttatgattaatatataattcAAAATTCTTAGACATTCAAAACAAATACCAAACTGTATACCATTGATACATCGAGAAGTTAAtataagaaaaacagaaaaataatgcataaaaaataagATAGCAATCagaaaattattagaagaaatagaagagtaacgAGCACAATGCATAAAGTCGATATTACTGTATTTCATCAACTTTGGTTAAAAATATCACCTATCAGGCAATTTTTAGCACAACGTCGAAGCTTCTTAGTTGGCAATTACTGTACATGAAACATTAATAATTTCTGTTTaaagtaaaaggtatatatatatgaTTGACTTACCAAAAGCCCAGCCAATAATATGAGCGATACGGCCCCGACTGTTGATATCACTATAGCTGCAATTTTTCCCGTATTATCCTCCCTGGCACCGTTTCCACCATCTGGAGCAGGGGACGAATCAGCAGTGTAGTCTTCAGTACTGGATGTAACAAGGGGAGAGGTGGTCACAGTAGTTCCACTCAAAACATTAGAGTTATTCTGAAATTTGAGTGTTGGTATATAAGACCCAGTAGTCGAGTTTAACGTTGAAGCTAAAGTACTATCAGTTGTGGTGGAAGTTGAAGATCTTGTAGTTGAAGTTGTAGTTGGACTAGTAGTAGAAGCAGTCGAAAAAAGTCTCGAACTAGTGCTTGAGATCTCTGTTAAAACAGGTAAAGGCGTAGTTGAGGTAGTAGTTGAAGCAGTAAAAATGAGTTTCGTACTAGTGCTTGAAATCTCAGGCAACACAGTTGTAGTAGTCTGCAGCGTAGGTGTTGTATTAAATACACTTTtcacttttacataattttcAGTTGCCACTTCTTCTTTACCAGTAGAAAAAATAGTCGTTTCATGTACTAACTCGGTAGATATTTCCGTTGTTCTCTCTGGCTCAGTTTTCATTTCAGTACTTGTATCAGCAAGGGTTTCATGTTGTCCAGTAGTAAGTTTTTCTGTTGTTGTTATTTCATCCAGTATGGTCGTTGAGAATAGTTTATCATCTACACTTGATTCCGTACTTTCCGAAACAGTAGTGTCTTCCATAATAAACGATTTTGAAACTCTATTACCATGTTCAGTTGCTGTATTTTCCATGTCTTTAGTAGTTGGTTCATTGTTTATAGTCTCTTTAGTAGTTGTCATCATTTCTATTTTATTTGTCGCTTCTTTGACAACAACAGTTGAAGTATCAATATCTACTTCTGTTGAAGGAACAATTGTAGTTGTTTCGTCTTTGGGTAAGATTGTTGAGGTAGTTTCAAAATCCAGAATAG from Diabrotica undecimpunctata isolate CICGRU chromosome 4, icDiaUnde3, whole genome shotgun sequence encodes:
- the LOC140439090 gene encoding uncharacterized protein; protein product: MGVKLQLLLGLLLLSSTCRSESNNKTTEDISSEKLDSIKNLIEKLPKTDTQTNLVSKDTQNASGDSSKYAKYPVEDDTLKNQTVRHEEGSNGNDNDGKGRQDNSRAIDINKFPSTDVQSNDYSASDNQKFLDNSIRKTSTKVFSDFNFQLTTPKTTYFDTKYEEARQKLEQEYEENNPEHSDDHHMDITQEVDEDEHEHLDHDLHMDRFFGNVRNNPNSSIDYKEKTKISRNNTVDDNSEHNEIRVEKHQTLNFASEYNVTTSEEDDIGKGDTFHETTSPRAFLTTRKTVTLTKPPTTHNNHILSNKIESETIKAINFLTTEDPTTKRLTDENDIVPKEQSVEENKIIPIETNYSQKTTTKRVINVTNSREQTETTTGKLEKELSIDHESITTEKYDQTTINYDVNVKEETTTNDQVRFQSTTVQIPEETSTLVKETTTDNFDERVYGITETTTNKAEITTSKLDMYSTDVPNTETTTSETATKEAILDFETTSTILPKDETTTIVPSTEVDIDTSTVVVKEATNKIEMMTTTKETINNEPTTKDMENTATEHGNRVSKSFIMEDTTVSESTESSVDDKLFSTTILDEITTTEKLTTGQHETLADTSTEMKTEPERTTEISTELVHETTIFSTGKEEVATENYVKVKSVFNTTPTLQTTTTVLPEISSTSTKLIFTASTTTSTTPLPVLTEISSTSSRLFSTASTTSPTTTSTTRSSTSTTTDSTLASTLNSTTGSYIPTLKFQNNSNVLSGTTVTTSPLVTSSTEDYTADSSPAPDGGNGAREDNTGKIAAIVISTVGAVSLILLAGLLYIMRKRQKRFNYKQRCRPVSLDHYNVDNVSSFNSQRRKAERQSKRSYGNPAFDDPAGVTHPLNFPALAKFATNADDIKAEFAEIPQITAKISELPDGCETKNRYANVIPLPETRVYLQPIDGYPTSDYINANYVTGPKNTKGYYIACQGPLQNTVDDFWRMVWEQQSKVILMITHLFENGVEKCVDYLPPSEVLDCNRLFGDFQVTLKKRDVKDKYIISNLQLKNMVSNSWREVTHFWYLGWPEKGVPSEENSLIAFLIEARSFMKSSTLDKTAAANGNTNGPPKLEVNPVVVHCSPGTGRTGVVIACDIAIREFEQTRLVDIPKIVYRIRRDRASAVQTKEQYTFIYRVVSLYATKLTGGALESL